The Melanotaenia boesemani isolate fMelBoe1 chromosome 11, fMelBoe1.pri, whole genome shotgun sequence genome includes the window GGGTCATGGTGGGGGGGCTGGAGCCTCTCCCAGCAGTTACCAGACAAGAGGCAGGGTCcaccttggacaggtcaccagtccatcgcagggccaacacacagagacaacaaCCACTCAGAAGCCAGAGTAGCTGGAGAGAAGCCTCACAAGCACGGGGACAACATGcacactccacacagaaaggctccagcCGAGCTtcgaaccaggaaccttcttgctgggaggccacagtgctaacccCCACACCTCCATGCAGCCCATCTTCCAACTTACACTGTTAGaaacaaatctacagattgAACCGCCACCTGAatcgtctccatggtaacatcctctcttcagctccatctcatcttccatgtagctccattaacttgaggtatttttatgttcctctgtaccTGCAGCCTGGCTGATAAAgtcctccaccttctgcttGGACACTCAGGATCTTTATTGtcttcagtttaaaatgacacagctccacctgcagtcTCTGCCATCCACCTGCAcagcatccacctccaggaagaaaaatccaCCTTCCAACTCTACCTGCAACCTCTGGCATTAAGAAAGAAACTAAATCCATCTTTAGCCTCCACCTTCAGGCATCACCCTCCAGGTAAAATTCACCtttatcctccacctgcagactctaCCATCCACCCTCAGTAAAACCACCTCCATCTCTTCATGAACTTTTTAACTTACACTGTTGAAAACACATCTTCTACAGACTGAACCTCCACCTGAATGGTCTCCATGGTTacatcctctcttcagctccagcctccatcatcttctGTCTTTGTACATGAAGCTCCACCTGCAGTCTCTGCTGTCAACCTGCAAAGCATCCACATCCAGGAAGAGAAATCCACCTTCaacctccacctgctgctttTACCATCCACCTCCAGAAACATCCAGCCTCACCTCCTCCTGcagtctcctcctccatctccagctgAGGGAGGTGTTGATGACAGAAAGCTTCATGTGAGGGAAATGTTCCTGTTTAAATGAGCCTTTCTTTGAACTGATCGTTTCTCTTCCTGTGACCTTTTCACTGACTGATTTGTTCAACCACCGACACACTGCCGTCCTTCTTTGGTTGATTCcatctttgtttaatttcaggaCGACTTCAGGAAGTTCATCAGTGATCGGGCAGACGATGGTCAAGTCCATGCAGAGTCAACTGAAGAGCACTTCCTCAGAGCCCATCATGAAGAAGGTGctgagtcagatgtgtttttaaaaaggtaaagaaaatagatggatcCAGTATTCTCAACCCAAACAAACCTTTGGTTTTTGAATGCATGTCGTTCTTCACTGGGATTTTCCTCCAGACCCAGCTGGACTTCACAGACATCCAGATCAGGCAGCAGATCAAGAAGAGCCATTCTTCCACAACTGTGCATCCCATTATTCCTGCTTCTGTTCCTCCACCTCCACAATCAGGACCAACATCCCCCATCCTTCCTCCGACTGGGAGCGCTCCTTCACACGGACTTCTTCACTGGACTTGAAGCTCAAACTGTTCTAATAAAACGAAACTTCCTGAATTTGAATTGTTAAAAAATTTCTGCTCATTCCACAAGTGTTATCATGAAAGAGAAACCTTAAGAACTGAGATGTTCATCATTTTGTGggattttaatgcatttaaatctgtctgattaaatgtttctgctgtggctgtaaaatctgaaagtgatcaattgttttttatatttgggTGGAAACAAGTGTGTAAAGCAGGAGATGTTACTtcacacctgcagaggaaacaatCTGTTATAGAGTTTAATGTTATGTCAATATTATAGTTcttatttgtaaaagaaattttGTATTAAGAATATATCTGTAGGAGCTTTTCACCTCTTGATAGTAATTATTCAGCTTCGTTGGGTAATTCAATTTAGGTTCTTTTTGAtatttgttttaagaaaatattttgatttttatttaattatcagCCATTTGAGGGGATACATTTATAAATATGGTGTCAGCTATGGCGTCTGCAACTGGGCCAGGAACATCAGAAGCTCTGGCCATGCTCCATGGAGAGGGAGCTTGTCAGGAACATGAATGACTTCGATGAGAGTCATCCATCACTTTGCTGCTTTGAAAGAATCTTAGTTTTTAatagttaatatttttaaggcAATAGGCTAATCTCttcatttttgttcatgtttacaaagctatatgtatatacacaaatGTATATCTTATCAGATTTGTGAATTCTGCTCTCCTTTTGTGACTGTAAATAGCCGCCTTCTTTCATAAACAAGTTGCAAGATGTGAAAATTCACActgaatacttttttaaataaactttttgtttaTGACTCATATCAAGTCCCCTCTTCTTAATGAATGGTAAAGCACATAACTTTCAATGTTCAAGGGTATTGGAGGGTAATGTGTATGATAAATAtatcataaagatactggcatgtccaccgtggtgtttgaaggacgacagaatgttgctccattctcgtttctcctggactgacggagcccaataagcctgcaagctgctttcacgacgatgcgccgtcacagacgtgatctggcgtgtctgcagcccggcgagtttctgttgccacggttaccaactagcgttaaaacaacaatttacaacaataaggctatttgaccggaacttcttttataggtgtccatatgGTCACCCTACAGCCAAATAAGAATCGAGTATTTACCCAGaccattcatgttttcatcacacaaaacaactaaatgatgtCCCAAATACAAAACGGACTTAATCTTCCAAGGTTGCGCCCTCCTCTGGCATATGAAGGTCGCAGAAAGAAGTACAATGAAGGGGCTTGATCTTCAGCCTACATGATGgttattgcattgattatttaatataaaaatggaacagatctggaaagttactatatatatatatatatatatatatatatatatatatatatatatatatatatatatatatacacatacacatatatatgtagtatattttatgtgttaacaATAAACGTGTCATTATTTTTCATCAATACGCGATactactaaaatgtttccaaaccaatgcaaaaaaaagctgGCCCGTTATAGCTTACGtggtgtatgtacgtcacttgaggtgcagattaatctgtgcaaacctacgcatatttttcttgtattaggagttaccactaatgtgaaaagtccgctgagaccgttgaggaaacggtaactaccgctacagaaacggcaagtgccatTGCAGGAACAGTAATTGCCGTTGTAgcgagtggctggcctggatcttagcatttctccatttctctctctctccccgcccCCACCCTCTGCTAGTagctgttgagaacaactgcacaaaactgacgttactccatctgcgatcgactagttttgcctcacgtcaggtcccggatgtgtggcacaaaagtttgaatttcagatctgaatttgaatttcagatctgaatttttcaaatacaaaagttgcaactttaccacaatacacataaaaaaaacaaagattcaatatcaaatatggtcatttggattcagttttttaaagcaattattcaaacaggcatattcagattcaaatataaagaattcagattcgctccccagtggcacaaagcttatcccatagaTGTGCCTTTCCCTGAATGCGCGACTGACTCCGCCTTTTTTCCTGCGGGCGGGGTAGAGGTAACAGATCCTGACGGGGAAACACTCCTCGTATGGCGAGTGAAAGCTGACACTGATTCCCTGCCTAAGGAGACTGACGTGTTACGTGTGCGTGTGATTAGCAAGGTTACACCCACCAACGCCTGGATAACGTCGCCCCCCAATGAACGTCTGGATAACGTCGCCCCCAATGAACGTCTGGATAACGTCGCCCCCCCAATGAACGTCTGGATAACGTCGCCCCCAATGAACGTCTGGATAACGTCGCCCCCCCATGAACGTCTGAATAACTTCGTCCCGTGGGCCGAGCGTCGTTATCATGTTGTTGATTGATCCCAATCAAGAGTACGCCGTTTTTTAGGTATGGTATTAAATGTATGTTAAGTATAAATAAAGTAGTTGTTTCAAGTTTAATAACTGTTTTCTGAAAACAATGACATTTTGATCGCTACTCTGCTCAGGCAAATGCTGGACGACACATATGCGATGAACCAATCAGCTTGCAACATTAAGACAATTGGCCAATGGCAGAGGGCCGTACCAGGATCTCAAAGTGTTAGCGGCGaagttttaatataaaaaataattcgttttattaacttaatttTGTGTCAAATTGAAGGGTGAAGTGTGGAATAATCAGGTAATTAATAATGTCTGTATAAGATAATGATGAATCCTCGGATCCCTTCTACAGATAATTTCAGCAGCTAAAAATTGCCATGCCAAGACAAAGTTGGACTCTGCCGGGAACAGAGTTGCACTTAGGATGatagtttcttaaaaaaaaaattcaacttgACGTGTATATTATGTAATGATTAATAATCCGCTCAAATGGAGGTTTACAAGCATCTAGAGTCTATCTTGATCTGCCTGGTAACCTTTCAAGTGATTAGTCACATCTATTTATAGTGTTTGCATTTCAAGTAATGTCACATTGTTTTTGCCAATCCATATATGTATACCTCAGTTATCATGTATGGATCCAGTTCAATCGAACTTTATTTCAAAACCACTTtgacaacagaaaataattgaTACAAAGTGCTGTGCAATACACAATATtctgaataaaattaataaaatactaaaagaccaaacttaaacataaaatcataaagGTGACTTAGGAGGTGTGGAATGCCTATGCGAAACACATATAGCTTTCTTTATCTAGTACGTTAACTTGATAAATGTGTCACTGCAAAATGTGTAGTTTCCAGATGTTGTTTAGAAGTCAACTAACTGGAAGCAATATTACGCCAATGAAAGTGTTGTTAAAATTATGTatatgaaaggaaaaacatgtcTCAAACGTTTTGAGGATTATTACAGTGGTTCTCAACAAAAATTTTGTAACAACATTATAAAAGATtgattatgaatgaatgaatgaatgaaaatgaatgaaaaatactttattaatcccaaagggaaattcaatattgtagtagtagtaatttttttttttttttttttagtaaagtaaaacaatcacattaattaattaagggctttgttcttcagcctgatagctgctggaaggaaggatcttctgtatctctctgtcttgcatcggacttgaacaagcctcccactgaacacactctgttgtttcgtcacggcgttgtgtagagggtgtgaaggatcttccattatcctcgtcagcttgtacagaattctttttttgatgatcaactccagcggctccagagttactccaagcacagaaccggctttcttgatcagtttgttaattcttttcaagtctctggttctgatgccgctgccccagcagattgctgcaaagctgattgcactttcaacaacagacctgtagaacatttgcaacattttggtgcagacgttaaaagatctcagcttccttaagaagtagagtctgctctgacctttcttgtaaatgtactcagtgttgcttttccactcaagtctgttgtccagctgaactccaaggtacttgtattcctccaccacctccacctcctctcccatgatggaaacacttctatgtgtgttcttgttcctcctgaagtcaacaatcatctcctttgttttcttggtattcaagatgagatgattgtcaccgcaccatttcacaaactgaccgaccagttctctgtactctgcttcttgtccatcactgatacacccaacaactgctgagtcatcagagtatttctgcagatgacagaactcagagttgtactggaagtctgaggtgtacagcgtgaatagaaatggtgaaagtacagtcccttgtggtgttccagtgcagctgaccaccatctcagacacacaacctttcagtctcacaaactgtggttaCATTTACATTgctctgatttattttaatcctTTTCGGTCCAGCGGTGGGTGGCATCTgacagcagaaaagctttatttttgcaCAAGTTTAAGAGAACaagaaaagttcaaaacaataaatgtctACTTCAGCTTTTAGGGTACAAACCAAGGCAGTCATATTTTTCAGTGTTGTAGTTCATACACAAGAAGAAACAGCAGCTTTCCTGTCCATGCAGAACACTACAAAGTTCAGTTCAAATGCTTCACGAACAAACTGGCTTCGAAGTAAAGCTTCAATAGACACAATAAAGAATTACCTAAATATTAAGGTATTACATCTAGAAGGTATATAATATCAAAACTGAGATATAGCCTACAAGACATGTACAATCTGTTTTAATTAGTTATCTTTTTTCATAACTGAATTAATGCATGcttaacaaatgttttaatacattttcctcacgtttaagaaattaaacagagaatttaaaatgttgctaTAAAACAGCAGTTCAGCACATTAAAGTTCGTTTGCTCGCAATACATGTCAGCCACGTTAAGATATTTTCTTAAATAGGTCTATTGAATGGACAGATGAAATGCTTAGTGATCTTAATTCGGggatatttataatatatatagcAGACTGTGTTGTAAACGCTGCCTATCATCAGGAGAAGTATGATCTCTTGCTCGCAAAAGGTAGAGGTACTGCGTCACTGAAAAGACAGCTCTGGTAGCTACATTTCTTTGAGTGATTTATAGTAGAATGGTGACATCTACTGACATATTCTTGTTACTACCCAGCAAAGGCAAGGCAAGCCAAgccaagtttatttgtatagcacattttcagGTTAAAGACAATTCAGTGTTTTAcctaaaacattaaagcataaaagaagaattacagtaaaatcatttaaacacaaaatcattcaaaacattaaatgcgAGAAGTTAAAAGATACTGTGCAGATTTAATTCATACATACATGAGAAAAGAGACGTTTTTAACCTGGACTTAAAAGTTTCTACATTTGGTGAGACTTTAATCtctactggcagtttgttccacttgtttacagcataacagctaaaagctgcttctccatgtttggtctggactctggtctggactaatTGAcctgagtctttggatctaagagctctggcaggtttatattctctgaacacatcacagatggattctgggcctaaaccgttctgggatttataaacaatcagaagagctttaaaatctattctatgactgactggaagccagtgtaaagactttaaaactggtgtgatgtgttcagatctcttagtcctggttaaaactctagcagcagcatctggatgagctgaagatgtttaatgctctttttaggaattCCTGTTAGAAGACCACTACagtaatgaatgaatgcatggatgactTTCTACTACTATAGAATACTACTATTTTAGAGCATAGGCTCTAAAATAGTAGTTTCATCGGACAGCCTGCCTAATTAACGGCAtgaagtcattttttatttccccGTCTAATACATGTGTTAGTCAGTGGACTCAGGCTAACTACAGAGAAAGATGTTGAAATCCAGAAAATGAACACCTTAAAAAGGCGACTGTGTGCATGAGATAATGGGACAGCACATATGGATAAAGTcacttcagctttttttaacagctgaacCTGAGATCTGCACAACCACACATATTCACCTAAAGTGCTATCTACTGGataattagaatattgtgggGGAATTTGAAGTAAGAGTATTTTAATCGCAAAGTAGCAGTTTCAAGTAGAAATGGAATTGGGGGGATTCTGATTGGTTCAACGCGTAGGAGCGTCCAGCATTTGCCTGAGCAGAGTAACGATTAAAACGTCactcttttgttttcataaatcGATTATTAAACTTGAAGAaacaacaactttatttatacttcCAGGCGTTCATGGGGAGGCGACGTTATCCAGGCGTTCATGGGGAGGCGACGTTATCCAGGCGTTCATGGGGAGGCGACGTTATCCAGGCGTTCATGGGGGGCGACGTTATCCAGGCGTTCATGGGGGGCGACGTTATCCAGGCGTTCATGGGGGGGCGACGTTATCCAGGCGTTCATGGGGGGCGACGTTATCCAGGCGTTCATGGGGGGGCGACGTTATCCAGGCGTTGGTGTGTGCAAACAGAATTTGACACGTATTTTTGAGGTATTCCGCCGCTACGTCGCCGCCACCAGACGTCCATTTTTTGACGTCGCCGCTACGTCACCGCCCATTTGGCGTTAGCAATCTAGCAAAAACCCATTGAAATTTCAGACGTCCAGGTGGCGACGTGAGGGTAGGATGTGACACGTCAGTCTCCTTAGGCAGGGAATCAGTGTCAGCTTTCACTCGCCATACTCCTCGATACAAGACGGGTCTCAGCCGCCTCCTCTTGCCTTCCTTACTCGGCTCTTTGACATCTTGCGCTGTAAGTGTCGACTGCATACACGGGTGTGTGGAGTGATGATGAGATTATCCCTTCTGATGTTCACGATCCATCTCTTCCGTTGTTGATCATCCCAGGGAAACGTGTGGAAACTGATTGTTGAATTGTATTTAGCTGACGAGGTACACAATGGAACACAGCAGTGTTCAGCTGTCGACCTTTCACGCCGCTGAAACTTGTGTGCCTGCTTCATCTCACGTTATATATTATACCATTATAGTAATACACTCTTCTATAAACAACTATACAACCTGTTGTCTCGAATATGAACAAAATCTTATTCCTTTGTTTCCCTCAGTGTTCAAATTCACAGCCACAACGTTACCCATAGCTTTAACCGGAAGCGTTTTTACTGGCGTGTCGTGAACCGGAAGTTAAAAAACAGCACCGTGCTAGTATATCTAAAGCAGGGGTCTCCAACACGTCGCTCGCGAGCTACTGGTAGCTCGTGAGGCCCTTTCCTGTCGCTctccaataataataaaagtaataataataataataataataataacacaaaacaacacgaTTTGTCATTTAagagaaactgataaaaaatattaatccaATCAAAATTACGGATGTCTTGCCCCCTTTTGAGATTAaacccctctctctctctctctctctctctctctctctctctctctctctctctctctctctctctcccaaaTAGCTGCCAATCAAATGTTTGAGTTACGCCGCTAAATGTGATTTGAACGGGGTGGACAGAGGGAGGAGGCACGGGCAGACCAGGGCAGGTGCCGGGCTTTTGGTTAAAATGGCAGAGTTCAGTCATACCAGTAAGAGGCAAAAAACTTATTATTTTCACGAAGAGTGGGAAAAGGacttctgtttcacaaatgtgaacgacaagtgtgtgtgtctgatctGTGGCGTGAGCCTGGCAGTTGGTAAAAAATGTAATGTGGAGCGACatttcaccaaagttcacagcaACTTCTGTCGGGACTTTCCAGCGGGAACCAACCTACGTAGAGAGAAGGTAAAAGAGCTTAAAACTGCACTGCAAAAACAACAAGCTCTGTTCACAACACCGCTGAAGAAGTCTACTGTATCAACCGAGGCATCATTTAAAGTGGCGCAGATCCTGACTAAGCACAAAAAGGCCTTCACTGATGGCGGGGTCATTAAAGAGGCTATGACCGCAGTGGCAGAATCTTTATTCCAGGACTATAAAAATAAGACTGAGATTCTGTCTGCTATTGCTAGTGTCCAACTTGGTGCAAATACTGTGGCACGGAGGGTGTGtgcagtggtgtagtctagtttattctagtgggtatactctAATCCCCCCCCAACCACCCTCCACCCTCATACATCATGTCCTGGTGTAACATCTGTCCCCAAGCACCCTTCCCAAAAGCAGCAACTGCTCATAAATGTATACTTTGCTAATGAGCACCACAGTAATTATTAAAGTTTGCATCCACACATAACtgagatcatgaaagactggtcatgttatctaaatgtaaacaacacaagatGTATAACAGCCATTCCTTTCCTCATGGAGATCCTTCGCCCCAGGAGCTTTGCCTGCTTGgactgggggttgttgccgtggtgatcgcccttgtcccAGTGGCTGGGGGTTCTGCGCTGCAGTCctacagctgtgatgtggactctggcctgccctgatctgggtggttgctgtgctggcctctgtggaaatgggtgggctggctcttggtgtgatcggttccccaagatattgtttcctcacagcggcgtcaagccagatgtttattacttttattatttttgtactaagaaacagaaactgtgGAGTTCTTGTTTGTGTATAATGTAGGGAGGGGAGATGGCTTTGTTTGTGCATATATGTGgatgtctgtgtgactgtgagagAGACAATGATGGGTGTGTTCTTAAATTGCTGTCATatagtgtgtgaaggcttgttttactttactttaagcgggttaaacaaactgaatttaaagCGCAACTCTGGGTTGACCAACTCTGAGTCTTCACTAAACCTGCTTTCTGAAACGTGGCCCAGGTTGACAGCGTCAGGCTCACCTCCTCGTCCGTAAGTGTGTAACTGCAGTGTCCCTCAAATCGACAGTGGAAACTGAACCAGTAGCAACACActcactgacacactgaaacagtgtgatttgactttgttttcttttcatgtttttttctctgcattccCTCTCCATCGTACCGCCCCAaaaatcttcttcctcttctttttctgctgcatcttcttcctctcatccgCCACTCTTTAATTCGCGCTTGTCTAGCAACCAGCCACCAGGCGTTAAGGGACGCAGGTCAGGATCAGGACAGATGGCCAAGCTACTTTCTCCCTGCGGCGGCTCAACGTCACTTTTGACGGAATACCTCATGGTCTAAACGGGCCGGCTTCGTGGCTAATTTATGACCAGGAAAGTGAAAGTTATGTCACAAAAGATGTTGATACGCATCTTTGAGCAATTTTTAGTGGTTATACGGAAATTTGTGACcttttctagtgggtatacgGCGTATACCTGCGTATCacgtagactacaccactgggtGTGTGCACTGTCCGTGGATGCAATGAGACAACTGGAGTCGGACCTGAACAGGTGCTCCTGGTTTTCACTTCAATGTGACGAGTCCGTGCATTCCAGTGACACGGCACAACTGGCTGTTTTCACACGGATGGCTTTTCATGACTTTTCCACAAAAGAAGAGTTTTTGACATTACTTCCACTGAAAACCACCACTAAGGGAGTGGATATTTACAACGCCGTGAAGGAATACTTGGTGGAAAAAAAGGTTCCCATTGAAAAAGTGGTCTCGATAACAACTGATGGAGCAGCAGCTATGACAGGTCGTCACGTGGGATTTATTGCTCATTGCAAAGCAGACCCAGACTTTCCTAAATGTCTGAACTATCATTGCATCATTCACCAGCAGGCTATTTGTGGAAAGGTCCTGGGGTTTGATCATGTCATGACACCTGTTGTTATAATCATCAACTCCATACGTGCAAAGGCCAAGCAACACCGGAGCTTCAAGCTTTTCCTGGAGGAATGTTCTGCAGAATATGGAGATCTGCTCCTTCACACTGAAGTCAGATGGCTGAGCAGAGGTAAGATACTACAACGCTTTCTTTTCTTGCTTGGAGACATCAAGGCTTTCATGGAAATGAGAGGAGAGGATGCCTCATTACCAAGTGATGCTGAGTGGCTGCTAGATCTGGCCTTCCTGGCCGATGTGACTGAAAAAATGAATCAACTGAACCAGCAGTTGCAAggtagagaaaaaaatgtatgtgacATGATCAGTGCTGTGAAGGCATTCAGCGCAAAACTCTCGTATTACATCcagcaaatcaaaaacaaaagatttcaACACTTTCCGTCAGTTGCAAAGATGCTGGACAGCAAAACAGGAGCAGAAAAAGTGTTGAAGGTACAAAGATACTGTGATCTGTTGTCCAAGCTGGGACAGGAGTTTTCAGAGTTCTCTGACTTTGAGAAACTGGAGCCCTGTGTGACATTTATTGCCAACCCCTTTCTGGATGTGGATATCAGTGAGTTGTCAGGACAGATGTCTGAACTTTTCAGTGTTGATCCtgtggagatggagatggaggtcTTAAACCTCCAAAATAATATCCAGCTAAAATCCCAGCAGCACTCACAGAATTTCTGGAGTTTGGTAGAGCCAGATAATTACAAGAATCTTCACAAGGCTGCTCTGAAAACCTGTGCTTTGTTTGGGTCGACATATCTGTGTGAATCTGCCTTTTCTGACATGAACGTCATAAAATCAAAGTACAGAAACAGACTGACAGATGAGCATTTAAATGACTCCATCAGGGTGAATCTCACTGGATACACTCCTGCATACAGATCTCTGGTTGAATCCATACAGTGCCAGTCTACTCACTGATGGAAACTGTTCAACATATATAAGTCATGAGATGATGGTGGATTTATATGCACAAAGTTGTATTGTTTGTTGTAACGTTTTAACATAATGTGAATTTAGAAAAGATTCATTCATACAGAAATAAGctattgactttattttttttatagtaagAGTACAGCATGCTTGTGCTAgtagtgatttttctttttttttgggggggggggtgttatACATCAGTGTTCCTTTTCACAACAACTGAAGTATTGAAATACAACGTATGCAACATGCACATGTTTGTGAATTTAACTTAATATGCAAAATTAGGAAATTCAGTTGTGTATGGAAATTAGCAATGTGAATGAATGTTACTTAACATAAGTAGCTCTGCAGCACTTTCATTGGGTTAAAGTAGCTCACAAAAGATAaaaggttggagacccctgatctAAGGGGTCCGTGTACTTCACGACCATCCGTTTTTCGTGTTGATATTGAAAAACGAAAAACGAAAATtcatccgatttccgatttttgTTTCGAGGAAGTTAAACAAAAAACGAGAAATGATTCATCTCCCGTTTTTCGTTTGGAAATTggaaattgaaaaacaaaaaacgagcctttatttgattttctatTTCGGGCGTACTTTTACAGAAGTCTCACTGATCTGCTGCCCACTtctctcatttctctttttctctcaagCTTAGCATGAACAGTTCACACAGT containing:
- the LOC121648476 gene encoding zinc finger BED domain-containing protein 5-like; translation: MAEFSHTSKRQKTYYFHEEWEKDFCFTNVNDKCVCLICGVSLAVGKKCNVERHFTKVHSNFCRDFPAGTNLRREKVKELKTALQKQQALFTTPLKKSTVSTEASFKVAQILTKHKKAFTDGGVIKEAMTAVAESLFQDYKNKTEILSAIASVQLGANTVARRVCALSVDAMRQLESDLNRCSWFSLQCDESVHSSDTAQLAVFTRMAFHDFSTKEEFLTLLPLKTTTKGVDIYNAVKEYLVEKKVPIEKVVSITTDGAAAMTGRHVGFIAHCKADPDFPKCLNYHCIIHQQAICGKVLGFDHVMTPVVIIINSIRAKAKQHRSFKLFLEECSAEYGDLLLHTEVRWLSRA